A window of the Lolium perenne isolate Kyuss_39 chromosome 7, Kyuss_2.0, whole genome shotgun sequence genome harbors these coding sequences:
- the LOC127313755 gene encoding GDSL esterase/lipase At1g28600-like, with protein MASSVTMSVLAVVLLVLAVAQPSRADTPCYTRLFSFGDSLTDTGNFRFVFPNDTLKPGLSLPYGETFFHSATGRFSNGRLIVDFIAHALGLPFVTPYWSGKSVDDFAHGANFAVAGATAMSPEFFWERGYSKAKADTVHLDQEMNWFRDLLHLFCPSDLSGCADMMNNSLFLVGEIGGNDYNNPFQSLMPFEMIQSFTPSVIEKISSTITDLIGLGAKTLLVPGNLPIGCSPLYLTTYKSNKTKDYDPETGCIHWLNEFSQYHNKILMDELKKLQKLHPNVSIIYADYYAAAMEIFVSPKKFGIENPLVACCGAAGPYGVSLTEHCGQGEYKLCDDPQNFGSWDGIHPTEAIYETIANGLLRGSYTMPPISTTTNSCGRPTELSSSVIYDM; from the exons ATGGCTTCCTCTGTCACCATGTCGGTACTGGCAGTGGTGCTACTGGTACTGGCGGTGGCGCAGCCATCGCGGGCGGACACGCCATGCTACACGCGGCTGTTCAGCTTCGGGGACTCGCTGACAGATACGGGTAACTTCCGTTTCGTCTTCCCCAACGACACCCTGAAGCCCGGGCTCTCCCTGCCCTACGGCGAGACCTTTTTTCACAGCGCCACCGGCCGCTTTTCGAATGGCCGCCTCATCGTTGATTTCATCG CGCACGCGCTAGGGCTGCCATTCGTGACGCCCTACTGGAGCGGGAAGAGCGTGGATGACTTCGCGCACGGAGCCAACTTTGCCGTCGCTGGCGCAACGGCGATGAGCCCGGAATTCTTCTGGGAGAGGGGCTACTCCAAGGCTAAGGCTGACACAGTGCATCTCGACCAGGAGATGAACTGGTTCCGAGACCTACTCCACCTATTCTGCCCAAGCGATTTATCGG GTTGTGCGGACATGATGAACAATTCTCTGTTCTTAGTTGGAGAAATTGGGGGCAATGACTACAACAATCCTTTCCAATCTTTGATGCCCTTTGAGATGATTCAGTCCTTTACTCCTAGTGTAATTGAAAAAATCTCTTCCACGATCACT GATCTCATTGGGCTCGGAGCGAAAACATTATTAGTTCCTGGCAACCTACCGATTGGGTGCTCACCATTATACCTGACGACATACAAGAGTAATAAGACAAAAGACTATGATCCAGAGACAGGTTGCATCCATTGGTTGAACGAATTCTCACAGTACCACAATAAAATTCTTATGGATGAGTTGAAGAAGTTGCAAAAGCTTCATCCTAACGTATCAATCATATATGCCGATTACTATGCAGCTGCTATGGAAATATTTGTTTCCCCTAAAAAATTTG GGATTGAGAATCCGTTGGTGGCTTGCTGCGGCGCAGCAGGTCCTTATGGTGTGTCTTTGACTGAACATTGTGGACAAGGAGAATACAAGCTGTGTGATGACCCGCAAAATTTTGGATCATGGGATGGCATACATCCGACAGAAGCAATATATGAAACTATTGCCAATGGTCTGCTAAGAGGTtcatatactatgcctccaatttcTACCACCACCAATTCATGTGGTAGACCTACTGAGCTTTCTTCTTCTGTCATCTACGACATGTAA